One genomic region from Amaranthus tricolor cultivar Red isolate AtriRed21 chromosome 12, ASM2621246v1, whole genome shotgun sequence encodes:
- the LOC130796718 gene encoding uncharacterized protein LOC130796718, which produces MADVRPLQQKSESPSDARAEFERGLEQLMRGHLDDCISFTSCSSTRNTEDEDEEGDQLVRRRRSSDLEGDYLAESSAARRRHSRILSRWAARQAQEMITTMERRNRESELMALAGLHPVSMLDYSFLRESQSPTSRRQGAVERPNTRASSILQMWRELDDEHVLSRARERVRERLRHDRSVDSNTDVSTITMSEIRAGENQGSVEDVSESEPDFGTWSHGQMETHSENGDHTHSSREQSPDVGEVERERVRQIVRGWVETGINDHSSDAPRRDNNPREEWLGETERERVRLVREWVHMASQQRARGGRREDPHAGLGTEVGQDHVGLVRRDMLRFRGRQALIDLLMRIERERQRELQGLLEHRAVSDFAHRNRIQSLLRGRFLRTERTAEDERPPSVAANELDQLRQRNTVTGLRDGFRSRLDTIVHGQASSNSDTSSSDPGSDFSNNLAEHDIPMEVQLWNSEQLQSRNQVNGVNEFTNNTINVAVNVSADVITREEEAIQRGNGPEQVTANERINLPQLNFAELDPWRENTQPNMVSDWQEISGNTWQRRAHGNHEEEGTSLPSQPTWPGNTSRASLGNWARGPANISHNRRSIPIRRASRFQPPDDDNVYSMELRELLGRRSVSTLLRSGFRESLDQLIQSYVERQGRAPIDWEHHRNLPTSATPRHDQERLEEPTVSDTVNRPLVLSSPPAPPPLPIWQQDLHHANWSRHGMNRSELEWEMMNDLRSDVARLQQGMNNMQRMLEACMDMQVELQRSVRQEVSAALNRSAGGKGVETSEDGSRWGHVRKGTCCVCCDNHIDSLLYRCGHMCTCLKCANELVRGGGKCPLCRAPIVEVIRAYSIL; this is translated from the exons ATGGCGGATGTCCGGCCATTGCAGCAAAAGTCTGAGAGCCCTAGTGATGCTCGGGCTGAATTTGAGCGTGGATTAGAGCAGCTTATGCGTGGGCATTTGGATGATTGTATTTCCTTCACCTCGTGTAGCTCAACTCGTAACACGGAGGATGAAGACGAGGAGGGTGATCAGCTTGTGCGCAGGAGGCGAAGTTCTGATCTTGAAGGGGATTATCTAGCCGAGTCATCTGCTGCTAGGAGACGACACTCGAGGATTTTGAGTCGTTGGGCTGCTAGGCAAGCACAAGAAATGATTACCACTATGGAGAGGCGGAACCGGGAATCTGAGTTGATGGCTCTTGCTGGTTTACATCCTGTTTCCATGCTTGATTATTCTTTTCTAAGGGAATCTCAATCTCCTACTTCACGAAGACAAGGAGCCGTTGAAAGGCCCAACACTAGGGCTTCTTCCATCTTGCAAATGTGGAGAGAGTTAGATGATGAGCATGTGTTAAGCCGTGCTAGAGAGCGAGTCAGAGAGAGGCTTAGGCATGACAGGAGTGTTGACAGCAATACTGATGTCTCAACCATAACTATGTCGGAAATCAGGGCGGGAGAAAATCAGGGCAGTGTAGAGGATGTAAGTGAGAGTGAACCTGATTTTGGAACTTGGTCTCATGGTCAGATGGAAACGCACAGTGAAAATGGGGATCATACCCACTCTAGCAGAGAGCAATCTCCTGATGTTGGTGAAGTTGAGAGAGAGAGGGTGAGGCAAATTGTGCGCGGATGGGTGGAGACTGGCATAAATGACCACTCTTCTGATGCTCCACGGAGGGATAACAATCCTAGAGAAGAGTGGCTTGGTGAGACCGAGCGTGAACGGGTGAGACTTGTGAGAGAGTGGGTGCATATGGCGAGTCAGCAAAGAGCACGTGGAGGACGGAGGGAAGATCCACATGCTGGATTAGGTACTGAGGTAGGTCAAGATCATGTCGGCCTTGTTCGAAGAGATATGTTGAGGTTTCGTGGGCGCCAGGCTTTGATCGACCTGCTAATGAGGATAGAACGTGAAAGACAGAGGGAGCTTCAGGGTTTATTAGAGCATCGGGCTGTTTCGGATTTTGCTCATCGTAATCGCATTCAG TCATTATTGAGAGGTAGATTTTTAAGAACGGAAAGAACAGCCGAGGATGAAAGGCCACCATCAGTGGCTGCAAATGAACTAGATCAGTTGAGACAACGAAACACTGTTACTGGTTTGAG GGATGGTTTTCGCTCTAGACTAGACACTATTGTGCATGGTCAAGCAAGCAGCAACTCTGACACCTCATCTAGTGATCCAGGAAGtgatttttctaataatttggCTGAGCATGACATCCCAATGGAGGTTCAACTTTGGAATTCTGAACAATTGCAGTCTAGGAATCAGGTTAACGGGGTTAACGAATTTACAAATAACACTATAAATGTGGCTGTTAATGTGTCTGCTGATGTTATAACTCGGGAAGAAGAAGCCATTCAGAGGGGGAATGGGCCCGAACAGGTCACTGCAAATGAACGAATAAACTTGCCTCAGTTGAACTTTGCAGAGCTTGATCCATGGAGAGAAAACACACAACCTAATATGGTTAGTGACTGGCAGGAAATTTCAGGGAATACTTGGCAGCGGAGAGCTCATGGGAATCATGAGGAGGAAGGGACTAGTTTACCTAGTCAACCAACTTGGCCTGGCAATACTTCTCGAGCATCACTGGGGAATTGGGCAAGAGGGCCTGCTAATATTTCACATAATCGACGTAGCATTCCAATTCGACGAGCGAGTAGATTTCAGCCTCCTGACGATGATAATGTGTACAGTATGGAGCTTCGTGAGCTGCTTGGCAG GAGGAGTGTTTCAACTCTCTTGCGTAGTGGTTTTCGTGAAAGCTTGGACCAATTGATTCAGTCTTACGTGGAAAGGCAAGGTCGTGCTCCGATTGACTGGGAACATCACAGAAACTTGCCCACTTCTGCTACTCCACGGCATGACCAAGAGCGGCTTGAAGAACCAACTGTCAGTGATACAGTCAATAGACCTCTTGTTCTTTCATCTCCACCAGCACCGCCGCCGCTTCCCATCTGGCAACAGGATCTACATCATGCTAATTGGTCTCGTCATGGGATGAATCGTTCGGAGCTG GAGTGGGAAATGATGAATGATTTGCGATCTGATGTTGCCAGGCTGCAGCAAGGTATGAACAACATGCAGAGGATGTTAGAAGCTTGCATGGACATGCAAGTGGAGTTGCAGCGTTCTGTTCGGCAAGAGGTTTCTGCAGCTCTGAATCGATCTGCTGGTGGAAAAG GTGTTGAGACATCAGAGGATGGTTCGAGATGGGGACATGTGAGGAAAGGGACATGTTGTGTTTGTTGTGACAACCATATTGATTCTCTATTGTACAG ATGTGGGCACATGTGCACTTGTTTGAAGTGCGCAAATGAGTTGGTTCGTGGTGGAGGAAAGTGCCCGTTGTGCAGGGCACCAATTGTTGAAGTCATAAGAGCTTATTCAATACTGTAA
- the LOC130828743 gene encoding uncharacterized protein LOC130828743, which produces MASSAYHSAINHQLSPLLNNSSSFVSPQTTLFIPSSPIEFHKYPFRISSELAPKARIVARRKETVPVQQLQRPLLDYMSLPASQYSVLDAERIERVDETTFRCYVYRFKFFSFEVCPVLLVRVEEQPDGCCIKLLSCKLEGSPIVVAQNDKFEASMVNRISCDGKQNNGMQQLTSDAIIEVSIDVPFPFRGIPVQMIESSGSRVLEQILGLMLPRFMAQLVKDYQAWASGDTSRQPLGTGQI; this is translated from the exons ATGGCTAGCTCGGCCTACCATTCTGCCATTAATCATCAACTTTCTCCATTGTTGAATAACTCTTCCTCTTTTGTTTCTCCTCAAACTACCCTCTTCATTCCTTCTTCACCCATTGAATTCCACAAATACCCTTTTAGAATCTCTTCTGAATTAGCTCCTAAAGCTCGAATTGTTGCCCGCCGAAAAGAGACTGTTCCTGTTCAGCAGCTTCAAAGACCTCTAT TGGATTATATGAGCTTGCCTGCAAGTCAATACTCAGTGTTGGATGCAGAGAGGATAGAGAGAGTGGATGAAACTACATTTAGGTGTTATGTTTACAGGTTTAAATTCTTCAGTTTCGAGGTTTGTCCTGTTTTGTTAGTTCGTGTGGAGGAGCAGCCTGATGGGTGTTGTATCAAGCTTTTATCCTGCAAG TTGGAGGGATCACCAATTGTGGTTGCACAAAATGACAAATTTGAGG CTTCCATGGTGAATCGTATATCTTGTGATGGAAAGCAAAACAATGGAATGCAGCAGCTAACTTCTGATGCAATTATTGAG GTCAGCATTGATGTACCATTTCCATTTCGGGGAATTCCAGTACAAATGATTGAATCAAGTGGATCACGAGTACTTGAGCAGATACTTGGGCTTATGCTTCCTCGCTTTATGGCACAG CTTGTTAAGGATTATCAAGCATGGGCTTCAGGGGATACCTCAAGGCAGCCTCTTGGAACTGGTCAGATTTGA